A single genomic interval of Natronincola ferrireducens harbors:
- the hypD gene encoding hydrogenase formation protein HypD, with product MNRKMDKDLLTHLINEVNSMATEEIKIMEVCGTHTQMIAKLGLRTLLSPKIKLLSGPGCPVCVTEEKYIDCVIEILNKYNVTVATFGDLMRVRGGKESLLEEKGKGKDVRIIYSPLDLIEMAEKNRGKQIVFLGVGFETTAPIIALAIKTASEKGIDNLYFLTSIKLMAPILHYILKEKNHQIHGFICPGHVATIKGSGYFKFINKEYHIPAAVCGFEAIDIVAGIYYLVKQITQEEEESFKNLYERCVSPQGNRTANLLIDEVFNIADGEWRGIGNIENSSLQMNEKYARFDARKAFVVENQQVKVSMGCDCKDILLGKKTPRECKLFKDRCNPMDPLGPCMVSTEGACAIAYRYGEEI from the coding sequence ATGAATAGGAAGATGGATAAGGATTTGTTAACCCATCTAATCAATGAGGTTAATTCCATGGCGACAGAAGAAATAAAGATTATGGAGGTATGTGGTACCCACACCCAGATGATTGCTAAGCTGGGGCTAAGGACCCTGTTATCCCCTAAAATCAAACTTCTATCAGGGCCAGGATGTCCTGTCTGTGTAACGGAGGAAAAGTATATTGATTGTGTTATAGAAATTCTAAATAAATATAATGTAACGGTGGCTACCTTTGGAGATCTCATGAGAGTAAGGGGAGGAAAGGAAAGCTTGCTGGAGGAGAAGGGCAAGGGGAAGGATGTCAGGATAATCTATTCACCTTTGGACCTAATTGAGATGGCTGAAAAGAACAGGGGAAAACAGATTGTTTTTCTTGGGGTAGGTTTTGAAACGACAGCCCCTATTATAGCCCTAGCAATTAAAACCGCCTCCGAGAAAGGAATTGACAACCTATATTTTCTTACCTCCATTAAGCTAATGGCACCAATCCTGCATTATATTTTGAAGGAGAAAAACCATCAGATACATGGATTCATTTGCCCAGGTCATGTGGCTACCATCAAGGGTTCCGGTTATTTTAAATTTATAAATAAAGAGTACCATATCCCAGCTGCCGTATGTGGATTTGAGGCTATTGATATTGTAGCTGGCATCTATTATTTGGTGAAGCAGATCACTCAAGAGGAGGAAGAATCCTTTAAAAATCTGTATGAAAGATGTGTAAGTCCTCAAGGGAATAGGACAGCCAATCTGTTAATAGATGAGGTGTTCAACATTGCAGATGGAGAGTGGAGGGGAATTGGTAACATAGAAAACTCCTCCCTACAGATGAATGAAAAATATGCTAGATTTGATGCTAGGAAGGCATTTGTAGTAGAAAACCAACAGGTAAAAGTCAGTATGGGCTGTGATTGCAAGGATATTTTATTAGGAAAGAAGACACCAAGGGAATGTAAGCTTTTTAAGGATAGATGTAACCCAATGGATCCACTGGGCCCTTGCATGGTGTCCACTGAGGGAGCCTGCGCTATTGCCTATCGGTATGGGGAGGAAATATAG
- the hypF gene encoding carbamoyltransferase HypF: MNHNNPVKDIGKRRYIIKIYGIVQGVGYRPQIYNQAKFFNIKGWVTNQGSAVVLDIEGERAYIRGFLIETINNPPSLATVEKIHLLPKEYKGYLDFQIKSSTIDEKGLKFIGADVATCPQCLEEIFNTHNPRYHYPFTNCTVCGPRYSILRKLPYDRNHTTMDAFQMCSSCKEEYNDPTNRRFHAQPNCCLNCGPSLHLLTNEGMEVLCIDSIDKTIELLQAGKIVAIKGLGGYHLTCDAENQEAIKALRKRKNRPHKPFALMVKNMEVARELCRINEVEEKVLLSNKRPIVLLKKKGSKGLPDEIAPNMERLGAMLPYTPLHYLLFQRGITALVMTSGNQSSAPIQYKNHEAIENLGGIADYFLIHNRDIHIPVEDSVVKVVNDQEIVVRRARGYTPFSFPINITQEVLALGAEEKSTFCAAQNQYGYMSQYLGDLKDFDTYGIYEKAIKNLVNLLGLKPKIIAHDLNTSYISSQYAEKMVGEKVAVQHHHAHMVSCMVEYNLFSPMIGVVFDGTGLGTDGKIWGGEFFVGTRESFSRVGHLRYVTIQGGNQAIKEPWRVAISYMYAIDYQEKKVLREVDEKSIHAVTQALDQNLNCFQSSSMGRLFDCVASILNLPQRITYDAQAAIELENILDPSVKAYYAYHIGEENGVYQIDYKGILMGVLKDIEKEVPASAISAKFHNTIGNVTLELISRIKESSHINNVVLSGGVFENTYLLSYVVKGLEKRGYDVYYHRQIPTNDSGISVGQLGVAAAIEGMG; this comes from the coding sequence TTGAACCATAACAATCCTGTTAAGGATATCGGTAAGAGAAGGTACATCATAAAAATTTATGGAATTGTCCAAGGGGTAGGATATAGACCCCAGATCTATAACCAAGCTAAGTTTTTTAATATTAAAGGCTGGGTGACTAATCAAGGAAGTGCCGTTGTGTTAGATATAGAGGGAGAAAGGGCATATATAAGAGGGTTCTTGATTGAAACGATTAACAACCCTCCTAGTCTAGCTACAGTGGAAAAGATACATTTACTTCCCAAGGAATATAAGGGCTATCTAGATTTTCAAATTAAGTCTAGCACTATAGATGAAAAAGGGCTTAAATTTATTGGTGCGGATGTGGCTACTTGTCCCCAGTGTCTAGAAGAAATCTTTAATACCCATAACCCGAGGTATCATTATCCCTTTACAAACTGCACAGTCTGTGGCCCACGGTATTCTATTCTTAGGAAATTGCCCTATGATCGAAATCATACAACCATGGATGCGTTTCAAATGTGCTCTAGTTGCAAGGAGGAATATAATGATCCAACGAATCGGAGATTTCACGCTCAACCCAACTGCTGTCTGAACTGTGGACCCTCGTTACATTTATTGACCAATGAAGGAATGGAAGTGCTGTGCATCGATTCTATTGATAAAACCATAGAGCTTTTACAAGCAGGAAAAATAGTGGCCATTAAAGGATTAGGAGGATATCATTTAACCTGTGATGCTGAAAATCAAGAGGCTATCAAGGCTTTGAGGAAAAGGAAAAATAGGCCCCATAAGCCCTTTGCTCTAATGGTAAAGAATATGGAGGTAGCAAGAGAATTATGCAGGATCAATGAAGTAGAAGAAAAAGTCCTATTAAGCAATAAAAGACCTATTGTTCTATTGAAAAAGAAGGGTTCTAAGGGATTACCTGATGAAATTGCTCCTAACATGGAAAGATTAGGCGCGATGCTTCCCTACACCCCCTTACATTATTTATTATTTCAACGGGGAATCACTGCCCTTGTCATGACCAGTGGTAATCAAAGTAGTGCCCCAATACAATATAAAAATCATGAGGCAATTGAGAACCTAGGAGGGATTGCTGATTATTTCTTAATACATAATCGAGACATACACATTCCAGTGGAGGATTCGGTTGTAAAGGTGGTAAATGATCAAGAGATTGTGGTGAGAAGAGCTAGAGGTTATACCCCCTTTAGCTTTCCAATTAATATTACTCAGGAAGTATTAGCCTTAGGGGCGGAGGAAAAAAGTACATTTTGTGCTGCTCAAAATCAATATGGGTATATGAGTCAGTATTTAGGGGATTTAAAGGATTTTGATACCTATGGGATCTATGAAAAAGCAATAAAAAATTTAGTAAACCTATTGGGATTGAAGCCTAAAATAATTGCTCATGACTTAAACACAAGCTATATATCTTCTCAATATGCAGAAAAGATGGTAGGTGAAAAAGTGGCAGTGCAGCATCATCATGCCCATATGGTCAGTTGTATGGTAGAATACAATCTATTTTCTCCCATGATAGGGGTAGTTTTCGATGGAACGGGGCTAGGAACAGACGGCAAAATATGGGGTGGAGAATTCTTTGTAGGCACAAGGGAGAGCTTTAGTCGAGTAGGACATTTAAGGTATGTGACTATTCAAGGAGGCAATCAAGCAATTAAAGAACCTTGGAGGGTTGCCATCAGCTATATGTATGCAATCGATTATCAGGAAAAAAAGGTTTTAAGAGAGGTAGACGAAAAAAGTATCCATGCAGTGACCCAGGCCTTAGATCAAAACTTAAACTGTTTTCAAAGCTCCAGCATGGGAAGACTTTTTGACTGTGTGGCATCTATACTAAATCTACCACAACGAATTACCTACGATGCCCAGGCAGCTATTGAATTAGAAAATATTTTAGACCCTTCCGTTAAAGCATACTATGCTTATCATATAGGAGAAGAAAATGGCGTTTATCAAATTGATTATAAAGGGATTTTAATGGGGGTTTTAAAAGATATAGAAAAGGAAGTACCTGCTTCTGCTATTTCGGCTAAGTTTCATAATACGATAGGTAATGTGACCCTAGAGTTGATTTCTAGAATAAAGGAAAGCTCCCATATAAACAATGTAGTATTAAGTGGAGGGGTTTTTGAAAATACCTATCTGTTGTCTTATGTAGTGAAGGGGTTGGAGAAAAGAGGCTACGACGTCTATTATCATCGGCAAATTCCCACCAATGATAGTGGGATCTCTGTGGGACAGTTAGGGGTGGCAGCTGCAATAGAAGGGATGGGTTGA
- a CDS encoding group II intron maturase-specific domain-containing protein: FVIRTKSIGVNPKRIKRFKDKVRRITRRNSGRELESIIKELNPILRGWMNYYRVANIKSFTKDFMQWLRRRLRMVKMKQWKTYKAMHKEMRKLGIKGNGLRMAVTKWKNSNVHIIHQILPNKYFDDLDLIDIHKYEVGLLSNYY; encoded by the coding sequence GTTTTGTAATTCGTACTAAGTCCATTGGGGTCAACCCTAAAAGGATAAAACGCTTTAAGGATAAAGTGAGAAGAATTACAAGGCGAAACTCAGGAAGAGAACTTGAAAGTATTATTAAAGAACTAAATCCAATACTTAGGGGATGGATGAATTATTATCGCGTAGCAAACATTAAAAGTTTTACAAAAGATTTCATGCAGTGGCTACGAAGAAGACTTAGAATGGTAAAGATGAAGCAATGGAAGACCTATAAGGCAATGCATAAAGAAATGAGAAAGCTAGGAATTAAAGGAAATGGTCTAAGAATGGCTGTAACAAAGTGGAAGAACTCGAATGTTCATATAATCCACCAGATACTACCTAACAAATACTTTGACGACTTAGATCTCATTGATATTCATAAATACGAAGTTGGTTTGTTGTCGAATTATTATTAA
- a CDS encoding hydrogenase small subunit, with product MNDIPSNCPMIDSKTITAKKIIDLAIEKIKNASINKINLIWLEATGCAGNIISLLNAENPDVIYLLDQMVTLKYNNSLMAAEGEAAFQQFLDTLDTEFILVVEGAVATKHDGLYTVIARYQGELVTAMEAVKMAGEKAKYVVTVGTCASYGGPSAARPNPSQSVSVPQLLNQEVIRVPGCPSHPDWAIGTIANLIAFGMPELDPQSRPIMFYGITIHDRCTRRSYFNKGIFATKLGDPECMFKLGCRGPVTRTDCPVRQWNGYVNWPIEDNTPCIGCAQERFPDGMEPFVRY from the coding sequence TTGAATGACATACCAAGCAACTGCCCAATGATAGATTCAAAAACAATTACAGCTAAAAAAATAATTGATTTAGCTATAGAGAAAATCAAAAATGCCAGTATTAATAAAATCAATTTAATCTGGTTAGAAGCAACGGGGTGTGCAGGGAATATTATTTCTTTACTCAATGCAGAAAATCCAGATGTAATTTATCTATTAGATCAGATGGTGACATTAAAGTATAACAATAGTCTAATGGCTGCTGAGGGGGAGGCAGCCTTTCAACAGTTTTTAGATACCTTAGATACGGAATTTATCCTAGTGGTAGAAGGCGCAGTGGCTACGAAGCATGATGGGCTATACACTGTGATTGCCCGATACCAAGGGGAATTGGTAACGGCGATGGAGGCAGTGAAAATGGCGGGGGAAAAGGCTAAGTACGTGGTGACAGTAGGAACTTGTGCCTCCTATGGAGGGCCCTCTGCTGCCAGACCCAATCCTTCTCAAAGTGTCAGTGTACCACAGCTTTTAAATCAGGAAGTCATAAGAGTACCAGGTTGTCCTAGCCATCCAGATTGGGCTATTGGAACAATTGCTAACCTTATCGCCTTTGGTATGCCAGAACTAGATCCACAAAGTAGACCTATTATGTTTTATGGCATTACCATCCATGATCGATGCACTAGAAGGTCTTATTTTAATAAGGGAATTTTTGCAACAAAGCTAGGAGACCCAGAATGTATGTTTAAACTAGGATGTCGAGGACCTGTCACGAGAACCGATTGTCCTGTGAGGCAGTGGAATGGGTATGTAAATTGGCCTATTGAAGACAACACCCCTTGTATAGGCTGTGCCCAGGAAAGGTTTCCTGACGGGATGGAGCCATTTGTTAGATATTAA
- a CDS encoding nickel-dependent hydrogenase large subunit, producing MGSKITINPITRISGFLEIEVEVEKNQIIDAKSSGMLFRGFEKMLRGRPPLDAIYFTERICGICSTAHSMGSTLALEDILDIRPNENDKMIRDFMHGCEFVQNHLRHFYQYTFPDFVRGPEIQPIYNATHNDYRLPEGLNKELSRSYLASLKYSRLAHEMLAVLGGKAPHTHGIFVGGVTVNLEASKWIKVKSILASIKEFVAGQMIPDVYTIAEYYPDYFENGVGYKNLMTYGVFDTYVEEELFYVGPQVFIDGELQNFDPEKITENIHRAWYDARQIEQSPTEPTVEENVYKEKAYSWIKAPRYEGYPMEVGPLARMWLSGDYTNGISTMDRTIARALEVKKIIGIMEGLLERMELKPAQQGRYTFPSEARGKGLIDTTRGALGHWIITEDQGIQNYEIITPSSWNLSPEDSEGVKGVVEKALIGTTIEDLKNPIEIGRIVRSFDPCVSCATHVTSDRYSPIQIRIV from the coding sequence ATGGGAAGTAAAATTACGATTAACCCCATCACCCGAATAAGTGGATTTTTAGAAATTGAAGTAGAGGTTGAAAAAAATCAAATTATTGATGCCAAAAGTAGTGGGATGCTCTTTAGAGGCTTTGAGAAAATGCTAAGAGGAAGACCCCCTTTGGATGCCATTTATTTTACAGAAAGAATTTGTGGCATTTGTTCTACGGCCCATTCCATGGGATCTACTTTAGCCTTAGAAGATATATTAGACATACGTCCTAATGAAAATGACAAGATGATAAGAGATTTTATGCATGGGTGCGAATTTGTTCAAAACCATTTAAGGCATTTTTACCAATATACCTTTCCAGACTTTGTGCGGGGCCCAGAGATTCAACCCATATACAATGCTACCCACAATGATTATAGACTGCCGGAGGGATTGAATAAGGAGTTATCCAGGAGTTATTTAGCATCCCTGAAGTACAGCCGCTTAGCCCATGAAATGTTGGCGGTCCTAGGAGGTAAAGCTCCCCACACCCATGGTATATTTGTAGGGGGTGTAACCGTGAACCTAGAGGCGTCGAAATGGATTAAGGTCAAATCCATATTGGCCTCTATCAAGGAATTTGTGGCAGGACAAATGATTCCTGATGTCTATACCATTGCAGAATACTACCCTGATTATTTTGAAAATGGAGTAGGGTATAAAAATCTAATGACCTATGGTGTATTCGATACCTACGTGGAAGAAGAGCTATTTTATGTAGGGCCCCAAGTCTTTATTGATGGAGAACTTCAGAACTTTGACCCTGAAAAAATCACTGAAAACATACACAGAGCTTGGTATGATGCAAGGCAAATAGAACAAAGCCCTACAGAGCCAACGGTAGAAGAAAATGTCTATAAGGAAAAAGCCTATAGTTGGATTAAAGCCCCCCGATATGAGGGATACCCCATGGAGGTTGGCCCCCTTGCACGGATGTGGCTAAGTGGTGATTATACCAATGGCATTTCAACCATGGATCGAACCATTGCTAGAGCGCTAGAGGTAAAAAAAATAATCGGAATCATGGAAGGTCTTTTGGAAAGAATGGAGCTTAAGCCTGCACAACAAGGGCGATATACGTTTCCAAGTGAAGCAAGGGGTAAGGGACTGATCGACACCACAAGAGGAGCCTTAGGTCACTGGATTATCACCGAAGATCAAGGCATTCAAAACTATGAGATTATTACACCTAGTTCATGGAACCTATCTCCAGAGGATTCAGAAGGGGTGAAAGGAGTAGTAGAAAAGGCATTGATTGGAACAACCATAGAAGATTTAAAAAATCCTATAGAAATAGGAAGAATTGTGAGGTCCTTTGATCCCTGTGTTTCCTGTGCCACCCATGTAACAAGTGATCGTTATTCCCCGATACAGATTAGGATTGTATAA
- the hypE gene encoding hydrogenase expression/formation protein HypE, which yields MNDKVMLRHGDGGKHTSLLIKDIFYKHFYNDMLVNSLDASVFDGNHWRLAFTTDSFVVKPLVFPGGDIGKLAICGTINDLVTAGAKPLYLSCGFIIEEGFNMELLEKIAASMGETCRKTGVKIITGDTKVVEKGAVDGVFINTSGIGGLQANYQPKPIQEGDQIIITGGIAEHGTTIAVERYGIKVEGNIKSDCRPLNHILEKLQTYMGSIKLMKDPTRGGLATALNEILEVSGRGIQLLEKAIPIAGEVKSINELLGLDPLYHACEGRMIMVVDKEKADEVLGEIRGCEGCEDAAIIGSFLSTDIPSKVVMETVIGGRRIVGPLEGDMLPRIC from the coding sequence ATGAATGACAAAGTGATGCTCCGTCATGGAGACGGTGGAAAACATACAAGCTTATTGATCAAGGATATTTTTTATAAGCATTTTTATAACGATATGTTAGTAAATTCTCTAGATGCCTCTGTATTTGATGGAAATCATTGGAGACTGGCCTTTACAACAGACTCCTTTGTGGTAAAGCCTCTAGTGTTTCCAGGAGGAGATATTGGCAAATTAGCTATCTGTGGTACTATCAATGATTTAGTTACAGCAGGAGCAAAACCTTTATATTTAAGCTGTGGGTTTATCATCGAAGAGGGCTTTAATATGGAGCTACTGGAGAAAATTGCAGCCTCTATGGGGGAGACCTGTAGAAAAACGGGAGTGAAAATAATCACAGGAGATACAAAGGTGGTGGAGAAAGGAGCAGTAGATGGAGTATTCATCAACACCTCTGGAATAGGAGGGCTTCAGGCTAATTATCAACCAAAACCGATTCAAGAGGGAGATCAAATTATCATTACTGGGGGAATAGCGGAGCATGGAACTACTATAGCAGTGGAAAGATATGGAATAAAAGTAGAAGGAAATATAAAAAGTGATTGCAGACCATTAAATCATATTCTTGAAAAACTTCAGACATATATGGGAAGTATTAAGCTAATGAAGGACCCTACTAGAGGCGGCTTGGCAACGGCCTTAAATGAAATCCTAGAGGTATCAGGGAGGGGAATTCAGTTATTAGAAAAAGCTATTCCTATAGCTGGGGAAGTAAAATCCATCAATGAACTTTTGGGATTAGATCCTCTATATCATGCCTGTGAGGGTAGGATGATCATGGTAGTTGACAAGGAGAAGGCTGACGAGGTATTGGGGGAAATTCGAGGATGTGAAGGCTGTGAAGATGCAGCAATCATTGGTAGCTTTCTTTCGACTGATATACCGTCAAAAGTAGTGATGGAAACAGTTATTGGTGGGAGGAGAATTGTTGGTCCCCTAGAGGGGGATATGCTACCAAGGATATGCTAA
- a CDS encoding cytochrome b5 domain-containing protein → MKANSWYDKEMSLIYHNIQYYQQMIILSTDPYQRMFYQDLLNNEVRRLNYWQWYNQYPNYPSNQEGENAPSNQREFTLEELAQYDGSGGRPAYVAVNGIVYDVSLEATWGGGTHFSLYAGRDLTGAFMGCHGGRPEILKNLPQVGVLKP, encoded by the coding sequence GTGAAGGCGAATAGTTGGTACGATAAAGAAATGTCCCTTATTTATCACAACATACAATATTATCAGCAGATGATTATATTAAGCACAGATCCCTATCAAAGGATGTTTTACCAAGATCTATTAAATAACGAAGTAAGACGTCTGAATTATTGGCAATGGTATAACCAATATCCTAATTATCCAAGTAATCAGGAAGGTGAAAACGCCCCATCCAATCAAAGAGAGTTCACCCTTGAAGAGTTAGCGCAATATGATGGCTCCGGTGGTAGACCTGCCTATGTTGCAGTAAATGGAATTGTTTACGATGTAAGCTTAGAGGCAACCTGGGGAGGGGGTACGCATTTTAGTTTATATGCAGGAAGAGATTTAACTGGAGCTTTTATGGGATGTCACGGCGGTAGACCTGAGATTTTAAAAAACTTACCACAAGTAGGGGTGTTAAAGCCATAG
- a CDS encoding hydrogenase maturation protease, whose product MAVKCIGIGNRIMRDDGIGIRVIENLSPQLKHMGIEVILGETDTDYALSKIEDGDFLFIIDGTYFNVKPGTITLTPIDKSIEQHHQAYSQHQASLAYMIKTYGKTIEGFIIGIEVEEIDFSLELSNTLQRKLPHICEEVYQLIYKNIRGV is encoded by the coding sequence ATGGCTGTAAAATGTATTGGAATCGGCAATCGGATTATGAGGGATGATGGTATAGGGATCAGGGTAATAGAGAACCTTTCACCACAGTTGAAGCATATGGGCATAGAAGTCATATTGGGAGAGACAGATACCGATTATGCCTTAAGTAAAATTGAGGATGGAGACTTTTTATTTATTATCGATGGAACGTATTTTAATGTCAAACCAGGTACCATCACTTTGACGCCTATTGATAAATCTATTGAACAGCATCATCAGGCCTATTCACAACATCAAGCAAGCTTAGCTTACATGATTAAGACCTATGGCAAGACCATTGAAGGATTTATCATTGGGATTGAGGTGGAGGAGATCGATTTTAGTTTAGAACTGAGTAACACATTGCAAAGGAAACTCCCTCATATATGTGAGGAAGTGTATCAATTGATCTATAAAAATATAAGGGGGGTTTAA
- a CDS encoding HypC/HybG/HupF family hydrogenase formation chaperone, which produces MCIAVPGEVIELFPPEARVKIMGVETIVNIQLIDNLNVGEHVLIHAGCAIEKIDKSYYDNLLGIFESMVDENE; this is translated from the coding sequence ATGTGTATTGCAGTTCCTGGAGAAGTTATTGAATTATTTCCTCCCGAGGCTAGGGTGAAAATCATGGGAGTAGAAACGATTGTTAATATACAGTTAATTGATAATTTAAATGTTGGAGAGCATGTGCTAATCCATGCGGGATGTGCCATTGAGAAGATTGACAAAAGCTATTATGATAATTTGCTAGGTATATTTGAAAGTATGGTGGATGAAAATGAATAG